In Streptomyces thermolilacinus SPC6, a single genomic region encodes these proteins:
- the nucS gene encoding endonuclease NucS translates to MRLVIARCSVDYAGRLTAHLPSAPRLILVKADGSVSIHADDRAYKPLNWMSPPCTLKEGEGDSSGVWTVVNKAGEKLIITMEEILHDSSHELGVDPGLIKDGVEAHLQELLADRIETLGEGYTLIRREYPTAIGPVDILCRNGEGGTVAVEIKRRGEIDGVEQLTRYLELLNRDPHLAPVKGVFAAQEIKPQARVLATDRGIDCVVLDYDALRGIEDDKLRLF, encoded by the coding sequence ATGCGTCTCGTCATCGCCCGCTGCTCCGTGGACTACGCGGGCCGGCTCACCGCCCACCTGCCCTCCGCTCCCCGTCTGATCCTGGTCAAGGCGGACGGCAGCGTCTCGATCCACGCCGACGACCGGGCCTACAAGCCCCTGAACTGGATGTCGCCGCCGTGCACCCTCAAAGAGGGCGAAGGCGACTCCTCGGGCGTCTGGACCGTCGTCAACAAGGCGGGCGAGAAACTGATCATCACGATGGAGGAGATCCTCCACGACTCGTCCCACGAACTGGGCGTCGATCCGGGCCTCATCAAGGACGGCGTGGAGGCGCACCTCCAGGAGCTGCTCGCCGACCGCATCGAGACGCTGGGCGAGGGGTACACGCTGATCCGCCGCGAGTACCCGACAGCGATCGGCCCGGTCGACATCCTGTGCCGGAACGGCGAGGGCGGCACGGTCGCCGTCGAGATCAAGCGGCGCGGCGAGATCGACGGCGTGGAGCAGCTCACCCGCTACCTGGAACTGCTCAACCGCGACCCGCACCTGGCGCCGGTCAAGGGCGTCTTCGCCGCGCAGGAGATCAAGCCGCAGGCGCGCGTCCTGGCGACGGACCGGGGCATCGACTGCGTGGTGCTGGACTACGACGCGCTGCGCGGCATCGAGGACGACAAGCTGCGGCTGTTCTGA
- a CDS encoding LLM class flavin-dependent oxidoreductase, which translates to MRVGTFVLAAQFPGQGHSEALHRAVRSAEVAEEAGLDAVWLAEHHFVPYGVCPSAITLAALLLGRTRRIRVGTAVSVLPTAHPVALGEQASLLHITSGGRFTLGVGRGGPWVDLEVFAAGLKAYERHFPESLDVLLRWLRQDRVGADGERHRFREVPVVPRPDELIDGSSAPETILACTSARSVRLAAAHGLPMLLGMHCGDDDKAEMTALWRSEALAAGHTPDEVARIAERHVSAGVVQLADHTQDAVETLLKALPGWLRHGLDAHVTVDGRPRAMRDPYAYTELLCRLHPVGTPRLAADRLAATAERTGIRRFALLAEGSGQLAATEENVRRLGAEVLPLLR; encoded by the coding sequence ATGCGCGTGGGAACCTTTGTGCTCGCGGCGCAGTTCCCCGGTCAGGGGCACAGCGAGGCGCTGCACCGCGCGGTGCGCTCGGCGGAGGTCGCCGAAGAGGCCGGCCTGGACGCGGTGTGGCTGGCGGAGCACCACTTCGTGCCGTACGGGGTGTGTCCCTCGGCGATCACGCTGGCGGCGCTGCTGCTGGGCCGGACGCGCCGCATCCGGGTCGGCACGGCGGTGAGCGTGCTGCCGACGGCCCATCCGGTCGCGCTCGGCGAGCAGGCGTCGCTGCTGCACATCACATCGGGCGGGCGGTTCACGCTCGGCGTGGGCCGGGGCGGCCCGTGGGTGGACCTGGAGGTGTTCGCGGCGGGGCTCAAGGCGTACGAGCGGCACTTCCCCGAGTCGCTGGACGTGCTGCTGCGCTGGCTGCGCCAGGACCGGGTCGGGGCGGACGGGGAACGGCACCGCTTCCGGGAGGTCCCGGTCGTGCCCCGCCCCGACGAGCTGATCGACGGGTCGTCCGCGCCGGAGACGATCCTCGCCTGCACGTCCGCCAGGAGCGTCCGGCTCGCCGCCGCGCACGGCCTGCCCATGCTGCTGGGCATGCACTGCGGCGACGACGACAAGGCGGAGATGACCGCCCTGTGGCGGAGCGAGGCCCTGGCCGCGGGGCACACCCCCGACGAGGTGGCGCGGATCGCCGAACGGCATGTGTCCGCCGGGGTCGTCCAGCTCGCCGACCACACGCAGGACGCGGTGGAGACGCTCCTGAAGGCCCTGCCCGGCTGGCTGCGCCACGGCCTGGACGCCCATGTCACGGTGGACGGGCGGCCCAGGGCCATGCGGGACCCGTACGCGTACACGGAGCTGCTGTGCCGCCTCCACCCGGTTGGTACGCCCCGGCTCGCGGCGGACCGGCTGGCGGCCACGGCCGAGCGGACCGGCATCCGGCGGTTCGCGCTGCTGGCGGAGGGGTCAGGCCAGCTCGCGGCGACGGAGGAGAACGTACGCAGGCTCGGCGCCGAGGTCCTGCCCCTGCTGCGGTGA
- a CDS encoding cob(I)yrinic acid a,c-diamide adenosyltransferase gives MVNLTRIYTRTGDKGTTALGDMSRTAKTDLRIAAYADANEANAVIGTAIALGELPEEVVKVLVRVQNDLFDVGADLATPVVENPEYPPLRVEQPYIDKLEADCDRFLEDLEKLRSFILPGGTPGAALLHQACTVVRRAERSTWAALEVHGETMNALTATYLNRLSDLLFILARTANKEVGDVLWVPGGKR, from the coding sequence ATGGTCAATCTGACGCGCATCTACACCCGCACCGGCGACAAGGGCACCACGGCGCTCGGCGACATGAGCCGTACCGCCAAGACGGATCTCCGGATCGCGGCGTACGCCGACGCCAACGAGGCGAACGCCGTGATCGGGACCGCCATCGCCCTCGGCGAGCTGCCCGAGGAGGTCGTCAAGGTGCTCGTACGGGTGCAGAACGACCTGTTCGACGTGGGCGCGGACCTGGCGACCCCCGTGGTGGAGAACCCGGAGTACCCGCCGCTGCGGGTCGAGCAGCCGTACATCGACAAGCTGGAGGCGGACTGCGACCGGTTCCTGGAGGACCTGGAGAAGCTGCGCTCCTTCATCCTGCCGGGCGGCACGCCGGGCGCGGCGCTGCTGCACCAGGCGTGCACGGTGGTCCGCCGCGCGGAGCGTTCGACGTGGGCCGCGCTGGAGGTGCACGGCGAGACGATGAACGCCCTGACGGCCACGTACCTCAACCGGCTGTCCGACCTGCTGTTCATCCTGGCCAGGACGGCGAACAAGGAGGTCGGCGACGTGCTGTGGGTGCCCGGCGGGAAGCGCTGA
- a CDS encoding ATP-binding protein: protein MDPMNPQPDDPGHDGDGAAHRSGDAAGSRASRDDLPAPVGAGKTPAPARTAQLVAGDFLLTVNPVDGSEIEPCPPGRQPEPPVRRTPGQRAERDRAAAPPVPTGPAAPHPPLLQRAEERERLVQSLSRGRSVRLTGPAGSGRTRLLDAVAAGCADLAPDGVIRLSGHRRTVGEVLYELFAAVHHAPGHRPDRAGLLAHIREIGAVVVVDDLEFGGAALDELLDAAPECAFLLAATPATPAPSPDASVDEVVLTGLDRSTTLELLEHAVDRALTDDEANWAGDLWFESEGLPLRFVQAGALLRQRDVLRAPAPAGDDTDPDDSVFTDVRDAPLPSLGEAAAPAALLASRLSEAARDTLRFAVALGGEVPHQAHLPALVGDTHADAALGELVRCGLLTPVGPRHRLAAGVIEQLAEHGYDEGALGRAHTAAQHYAWWAGHPSVAPERVAAEADAVLAALHVLASSQEAGHASAAVLLARSAAPALAAALHWGAWERALRSGQAAARLAGEVAEEAYFHHELGVLALCRGNLDRARAELEASIAMRGALADKRGTVAGRRALALVADRERGAASYEEPATPPPGSLRASPAPVTGRAGTTGPGGVAPGGAPGGAPGGAGGAGRTGGSGTGPGAAGGLGAGTGLGAGTGAGTGPGGPAFGASTPGGTAFGASTPGGSSSGADSDTGSGAYGSTAGTGSRTGSATGPGTGTGTGFGTGTALGLGATAGAGAGSPSSSAAADFDRTYGASGAGAGGGKYAYPQAERPAHKGLRGLMLSGARRNLVAAGAGAVLAAVLGTVVTIGATSGDGDPGPTGDRVVTEHSTDADGTGGGFGDETPDEDGATGTSGGGTGDPGSEPTGDGSSSSREPGTTGSSGSTGGDDPSDPAADPSTADDDDTTSGTTTSGGGSASTGGSTSTGGTTTSPSTTGSPSSGGSSSPDPSGSTSTSPSPSDTAPPTPPTEDPATTGGGAGGTSGTSSGGDDSSGGSSATASDVVMPSGAPQPSGTVA from the coding sequence ATGGACCCGATGAACCCGCAGCCGGACGACCCCGGCCACGACGGCGACGGCGCCGCCCACAGGAGCGGCGACGCCGCTGGCTCCCGCGCCTCCCGGGACGACCTGCCCGCCCCGGTCGGCGCGGGCAAGACCCCCGCCCCCGCCCGCACCGCCCAGCTCGTCGCCGGGGACTTCCTCCTCACCGTCAACCCCGTCGACGGCAGCGAGATCGAACCCTGCCCGCCCGGCCGCCAGCCCGAGCCGCCGGTCCGCCGCACCCCCGGGCAGCGCGCCGAACGCGACCGCGCCGCCGCCCCGCCCGTGCCCACCGGGCCGGCGGCGCCGCACCCGCCGCTGCTCCAGCGCGCCGAGGAGCGCGAACGGCTCGTCCAGAGCCTCTCCCGCGGCCGTTCCGTACGCCTCACCGGGCCCGCCGGTTCCGGCCGCACCCGACTCCTCGACGCGGTCGCCGCCGGCTGCGCCGACCTCGCGCCCGACGGCGTCATCCGCCTCTCCGGTCACCGCCGCACCGTCGGCGAGGTGCTGTACGAGCTGTTCGCCGCCGTCCACCACGCGCCCGGCCACCGCCCCGACCGCGCCGGACTGCTCGCCCACATCCGCGAGATCGGCGCCGTCGTCGTCGTGGACGACCTGGAGTTCGGCGGCGCGGCCCTGGACGAGCTGCTCGACGCGGCCCCCGAGTGCGCCTTCCTCCTCGCCGCGACGCCCGCCACCCCCGCGCCCTCCCCGGACGCGTCCGTGGACGAGGTGGTCCTCACCGGCCTCGACCGCTCCACCACCCTCGAACTCCTCGAGCACGCCGTCGACCGGGCACTCACCGACGACGAGGCGAACTGGGCGGGCGACCTCTGGTTCGAGTCCGAGGGCCTGCCCCTCCGCTTCGTCCAGGCCGGTGCCCTGCTGCGGCAGCGCGACGTCCTGCGCGCCCCCGCACCGGCGGGCGACGACACGGACCCGGACGACAGCGTCTTCACCGACGTCCGCGACGCTCCCCTGCCGAGCCTCGGTGAGGCCGCCGCGCCCGCCGCGCTACTCGCCTCCCGGCTCTCCGAGGCCGCCCGCGACACGCTCCGCTTCGCCGTCGCCCTCGGCGGCGAGGTCCCCCACCAGGCGCATCTCCCGGCCCTCGTGGGCGACACCCACGCCGACGCCGCGCTCGGCGAGCTCGTGCGCTGCGGGCTGCTCACCCCCGTCGGCCCCCGCCACCGCCTGGCGGCCGGTGTCATCGAGCAGCTGGCCGAGCACGGCTACGACGAGGGCGCCCTGGGCCGCGCCCACACCGCCGCCCAGCACTACGCCTGGTGGGCCGGTCACCCCTCCGTCGCGCCCGAGCGGGTCGCCGCCGAGGCCGACGCCGTACTCGCCGCACTCCACGTCCTCGCCTCCAGCCAGGAGGCCGGGCACGCCAGCGCCGCCGTCCTGCTGGCCCGCAGCGCGGCGCCCGCCCTCGCCGCCGCGCTGCACTGGGGCGCCTGGGAGCGGGCGCTGCGCTCCGGCCAGGCCGCCGCGCGGCTCGCCGGTGAGGTCGCCGAAGAGGCGTACTTCCACCACGAGTTGGGCGTTCTCGCCCTGTGCAGGGGCAATCTCGACCGGGCGCGCGCCGAGCTGGAGGCGTCCATAGCCATGCGCGGCGCCCTCGCCGACAAGCGCGGCACGGTCGCCGGGCGGCGCGCCCTCGCCCTGGTCGCCGACCGCGAGCGCGGCGCCGCGTCGTACGAGGAGCCGGCCACGCCCCCGCCGGGCAGCCTTCGCGCGAGCCCGGCGCCGGTCACGGGCCGCGCGGGCACGACGGGCCCCGGCGGTGTCGCACCCGGCGGCGCACCGGGCGGCGCACCGGGCGGAGCGGGCGGAGCGGGTCGTACGGGCGGCTCCGGTACGGGCCCGGGCGCGGCGGGCGGCCTGGGCGCGGGTACGGGACTCGGCGCGGGTACGGGCGCGGGGACCGGACCGGGCGGCCCGGCTTTCGGCGCCTCCACGCCGGGCGGCACGGCTTTCGGCGCCTCCACGCCGGGCGGTTCCTCCTCCGGCGCGGACAGCGACACGGGCTCCGGGGCGTACGGCTCCACCGCCGGGACCGGGAGCCGTACGGGCTCCGCGACCGGCCCGGGCACCGGCACGGGAACCGGCTTCGGCACCGGGACCGCCCTCGGGCTCGGCGCCACGGCCGGTGCGGGCGCCGGTTCCCCCTCCAGCTCCGCCGCGGCGGACTTCGACCGGACGTACGGCGCGTCCGGCGCGGGCGCGGGCGGCGGCAAGTACGCCTACCCGCAGGCGGAGCGGCCCGCGCACAAGGGGCTGCGGGGCCTGATGCTCAGCGGCGCCCGGCGCAACCTCGTCGCGGCCGGGGCGGGCGCCGTGCTCGCGGCGGTCCTCGGCACGGTCGTCACCATCGGCGCGACCTCCGGCGACGGCGACCCCGGCCCCACCGGCGACCGGGTCGTCACCGAGCACTCGACGGACGCCGACGGCACCGGCGGCGGCTTCGGCGACGAGACCCCCGACGAGGACGGCGCCACCGGCACGTCCGGCGGCGGCACGGGCGACCCCGGCAGCGAGCCGACGGGCGACGGGTCCAGCTCGTCCCGCGAGCCCGGCACGACCGGCTCCTCCGGATCCACGGGCGGCGACGACCCGTCCGACCCCGCCGCCGACCCGTCCACGGCCGACGACGACGACACCACGTCCGGCACCACGACCAGCGGCGGCGGCAGCGCCAGCACGGGCGGCTCCACCAGCACGGGCGGCACCACCACCTCCCCGAGCACCACGGGCTCCCCGTCCTCGGGCGGCTCCAGCAGCCCCGACCCGTCGGGCTCCACGAGCACCAGCCCCAGCCCGTCGGACACGGCGCCCCCCACCCCGCCCACGGAGGACCCGGCCACGACGGGCGGCGGCGCGGGAGGCACCTCGGGCACCTCGTCCGGCGGAGACGACTCGAGTGGCGGTTCATCGGCCACTGCCAGCGACGTCGTCATGCCCTCGGGCGCCCCGCAGCCGAGCGGTACGGTCGCCTGA
- a CDS encoding STAS domain-containing protein, producing the protein MHIRGDHTELVVGGRLDVRSAADARTILHSAVDDGAGDLVLDLTGLDSWDATGLGVIMGAHRRAGRCGRRLVLRGVPPQMQRLLVATRLHRILAIEGGLAAESLPRV; encoded by the coding sequence ATGCACATCAGGGGCGACCACACCGAGCTGGTCGTCGGGGGCCGCCTCGACGTCCGCAGCGCGGCGGACGCCCGTACGATCCTGCACTCCGCGGTGGACGACGGAGCCGGGGACCTCGTGCTCGACCTGACGGGTCTCGACTCCTGGGACGCCACGGGGCTCGGGGTCATCATGGGCGCACACCGCCGCGCGGGACGCTGCGGCCGCCGTCTGGTCCTGCGCGGTGTACCGCCCCAGATGCAGCGCCTCCTCGTGGCGACGCGGCTCCACCGCATCCTCGCCATCGAGGGCGGCCTCGCCGCGGAGTCCCTGCCCCGCGTCTGA
- a CDS encoding SCO5389 family protein — translation MSLDVSPALLEQAERGEVDEEAFVDCVRTSLPFAWEMIDSLVARLRADGGAFADNQTPPPDEQARGQLLRALASDAIRGALERHFGVRLAFQNCHRVAVFPLDPAADERLARFTSVRAQLLNQSPVLRDC, via the coding sequence ATGTCGCTCGACGTCTCACCGGCGCTGTTGGAACAGGCCGAGCGAGGCGAGGTCGACGAAGAGGCCTTCGTCGACTGCGTCCGGACCTCCCTGCCCTTCGCGTGGGAGATGATCGATTCTCTGGTGGCCCGGCTGAGGGCGGACGGGGGCGCCTTCGCCGACAACCAGACGCCTCCGCCGGACGAGCAGGCGCGCGGGCAGCTGCTGCGCGCGCTGGCCAGCGACGCGATACGGGGGGCGTTGGAGCGCCACTTCGGCGTGCGGCTGGCCTTCCAGAACTGCCACCGCGTCGCGGTGTTCCCGCTGGACCCGGCGGCCGACGAGCGGCTGGCCCGCTTCACCTCCGTACGGGCGCAGCTGCTGAACCAGTCGCCGGTGCTGCGCGACTGCTGA
- a CDS encoding 3-hydroxyacyl-CoA dehydrogenase family protein codes for MARKLAVIGAGLMGSGIAQVSAQAGWDVVLRDVTDAALTRGTDGIKASYDKFVSKGKLDAADAEAALGRITATTDLDAVADADIVVEAVFEKLEVKHEIFRALDKLVRDDAVLASNTSAIPITKIAAVTERPERVVGTHFFSPVPMMQLCELVRGYKTSDETLATAREFAESVGKTCIVVNRDVAGFVTTRLISALVVEAAKLYESGVASAEDIDIACKLGFGHAMGPLATADLTGVDILLHATSNIYTESQDEKFAPPELMRRMVDAGDIGRKSGQGFYKH; via the coding sequence GTGGCCAGGAAGCTCGCCGTCATCGGCGCCGGACTCATGGGGTCGGGCATCGCGCAGGTCTCGGCCCAGGCCGGTTGGGACGTCGTGCTGCGCGACGTCACTGACGCCGCCCTCACGCGCGGTACGGACGGCATCAAGGCGTCGTACGACAAATTCGTCTCCAAGGGCAAGCTCGACGCCGCCGACGCCGAGGCCGCCCTGGGCCGCATCACCGCGACCACCGACCTGGACGCCGTCGCGGACGCCGACATCGTGGTCGAGGCCGTCTTCGAGAAGCTCGAGGTCAAGCACGAGATCTTCCGCGCCCTCGACAAGCTCGTCCGGGACGACGCGGTCCTCGCCTCCAACACGTCCGCCATCCCGATCACCAAGATCGCGGCGGTCACCGAGCGCCCCGAGCGCGTCGTCGGCACGCACTTCTTCTCGCCCGTCCCCATGATGCAGCTGTGCGAGCTCGTCCGCGGCTACAAGACGAGCGACGAAACCCTCGCCACCGCCCGCGAGTTCGCCGAGTCGGTCGGCAAGACCTGCATCGTCGTCAACCGCGACGTCGCCGGGTTCGTCACCACCCGCCTCATCTCGGCGCTGGTCGTCGAGGCGGCGAAGCTGTACGAGTCGGGCGTCGCGTCCGCCGAGGACATCGACATCGCCTGCAAGCTGGGCTTCGGTCACGCCATGGGTCCGCTGGCCACCGCCGACCTGACGGGCGTCGACATCCTGCTCCACGCCACCAGCAACATCTACACCGAGTCCCAGGACGAGAAGTTCGCGCCGCCGGAGCTGATGCGCCGGATGGTGGACGCCGGTGACATCGGACGCAAGAGCGGGCAGGGCTTCTACAAGCACTGA